One Oryza glaberrima chromosome 11, OglaRS2, whole genome shotgun sequence genomic region harbors:
- the LOC127755653 gene encoding uncharacterized protein LOC127755653: MEGPESLRQQRSTLFIFLTFFFPTIPLSSLLVHCIFPSSDRSNQGDHLRLSDHRSIELQLRSASRVYRTDGSSFFLFNIVFRPAGPAASLLFALASLLGTFLHRHSIKAPTPAQQCRRLLLPVDCGMCGCERCDHGEVREATQHHRMVVVPGYLSFILYHTVEIWCKAVFFLVYCYLSH, translated from the exons atggaaggtccggagagcctacgacaaCAGAGATCAACATTATTCATCTTCCTCACATTCTTTTTCCCAACAATTCCACTTTCATCACTT CTGGTGCATTGCATCTTTCCCAGCTCCGATCGATCGAATCAAGGTGATCATCTTCGTCTCTctgatcatcgatcgatcgagctccaATTGCGATCAGCAAGCAG GGTATACCGTACTGACGGATCTTCATTCTTCCTCTTCAATATAGTCTTCCGTCCAGCAG GCCCGGCTGCCTCTCTGCTCTTCGCCCTTGCCTCCCTGCTCGGCACCTTCCTTCACCGGCACTCCATCAAGGCGCCTACTCCCGCTCAGCAGTGCCGGCGTCTGCTACTTCCTGTGGATTGTGGAATGTGTGGCTGTGAGAGGTGCGACCATGGTGAGGTGCGAGAAGCTACCCAGCACCACCGCATGGTAGTTGTTCCTGGATATCTCAGTTTCATTCTCTATCACACAGTTGAAATTTGGTGCAAAGCTGTCTTCTTCCTTGTTTATTGCTACTTAAGTCACTGA